One region of Armigeres subalbatus isolate Guangzhou_Male chromosome 3, GZ_Asu_2, whole genome shotgun sequence genomic DNA includes:
- the LOC134220918 gene encoding CLIP domain-containing serine protease HP8-like, with protein MHIFIAITTTLLLLLVEQYVVCANKSSTASVKQCENDQLCVDISLCEKLSKYKGDIIGAAICGSDHETEHRKICCQVPLENKINTPDCGLPTENRILIPTYNLYENPWMALIRDWRKRIFCSGTLIAKSFILTAASCVFASINGSSVRVGEYHLSRKVDCLNDGFECADPPLDVAVVAFIAHPKYDPITRENDIALLKIVPVDFSKSVRPICLSSDWQQRGSLVGWHSSSLPSKTIVSVVGNEKCTQTVEEYNDGTRKMYDKICVRMELSGDCEDSRQFTLPGSSFQVGFHPDGRLVQQGLWLDTSYCVKSERILYGVLTNVTIYMDWIKNTTEYYGFDQKEDGNLLPTPIF; from the exons ATGCACATCTTTATTGCGATTACGACAACTTTGCTTTTGCTTCTCGTAGAACAGTACGTCGTTTGTGCTAACAAAAGTTCAACGGCTTCTGTTAAACAGTGTGAAAATGATCAACTATGCGTGGATATCAGTTTATGTGAAAAGCTCTCCAAATATAAAGGGGACATTATCGGTGCCGCGATCTGTGGATCTGATCACGAAACCGAACATCGGAAG ATCTGCTGTCAAGTTCCACTCGAAAACAAGATCAATACACCGGACTGTGGACTGCCCACGGAAAATAGAATACTGATTCCGACCTACAATTTATATGAGAATCCTTGGATGGCATTGATCCGCGATTGGCGCAAGCGTATTTTCTGTTCCGGTACCCTCATCGCCAAAAGTTTTATTCTAACGGCTGCAAGTTGTGTTTTTGCAAG TATTAATGGCAGCTCGGTTCGTGTAGGCGAATACCATTTGTCTCGCAAAGTGGACTGCTTGAACGACGGATTCGAATGCGCTGATCCACCTCTTGATGTGGCAGTAGTGGCCTTTATCGCACATCCGAAATATGATCCTATAACAAGAGAAAATGACATTGCATTGCTAAAAATTGTTCCTGTGGATTTCAGTAAAA GCGTACGACCCATTTGTCTCTCGTCCGATTGGCAACAACGAGGCAGCCTAGTTGGATGGCACAGTTCAAGTCTACCGAGTAAGACCATAGTTAGTGTTGTCGGAAATGAAAAATGCACGCAAACTGTCGAGGAGTACAACGATGGAACGAGAAAAATGTACGACAAGATATGCGTTAGAATGGAACTGTCTGGGGATTGTGAGGACTCAAGACAATTCACTCTTCCCGGGAGTTCTTTCCAGGTGGGATTTCACCCAGATGGAAGATTGGTACAACAAGGTTTATGGTTAGATACTTCCTACTGTGTGAAGTCAGAGAGAATTCTTTATGGAGTTTTGACTAATGTTACCATTTatatggattggattaagaACACCACGGAATATTACGGATTTGACCAGAAGGAAGATGGGAACCTTTTGCCTACTCCCATATTTTGA